In Uranotaenia lowii strain MFRU-FL chromosome 2, ASM2978415v1, whole genome shotgun sequence, one genomic interval encodes:
- the LOC129743159 gene encoding putative fatty acyl-CoA reductase CG5065 produces the protein MAIEESIPDVFAGADIFITGGSGFMGKVLIEKLLRSCPDVGKLFVLLRPRRGKPASERIADLVQIPLFDKLRETFPENLDKIVPINGDCSELGLGMDQKSLESIGNVQFVFHTAASVRFDDPIVSAIKLNTRGTREVLELCKTLKHLKAIVHVSTTYSNPEVMDVEERIYPPKMDWRKAIEVAENIDEQILESLALKMSSFSPNTYTFTKGLAEQICLEYGQQLPLVIFRPSVVTNSESEPIPGWIDNFNGPVSMLVGSGMGVVRAGFITPENRLNCIPVDVCIKAILVAAWKRSREPFDGGHVPIYNCAAERYKTVPYKYIVTDGKNLYEKNPLVRTVWYPGGVAFSNIYVFHFFFMILQLFPAVLVDIVLKISGKTMLATRLSRKMFYTQIALEYFIKNDWTFKTKNFRNLYHDLLECDRESFSTKYLNIPLSEYYIRCILGGRRYLFKETDDSLPKARRKIKRLKFIDLAAKWITLGSLLMVLYSRYC, from the exons ATGGCAATCGAAGAAAGTATTCCGGATGTTTTTGCCGGTGCGGACATTTTCATTACCGGTGGTTCCGGTTTTATGGGCAAAGTGCTGATCGAGAAGCTTTTGCGATCCTGTCCGGATGTTGGGAAGTTGTTCGTGCTGCTGAGACCTCGGCGAGGAAAACCTGCTTCCGAGAGGATCGCCGATCTGGTGCAGATTCCT TTGTTCGATAAGTTGCGGGAAACTTTTCCGGAAAATCTGGATAAAATTGTGCCCATCAATGGAGATTGCTCAGAGCTTGGCCTCGGGATGGATCAGAAAAGTTTGGAGAGCATCGGAAACGTTCAGTTTGTTTTTCACACGGCAGCCTCGGTTAGATTTGATGATCCGATAGTGAGCGCGATCAAGCTTAACACACGTGGCACGCGAGAGGTGCTCGAGCTGTGCAAAACGTTGAAACACCTGAAGGCTATAGTACACGTATCGACTACCTACAGCAATCCGGAAGTGATGGACGTCGAGGAACGCATCTACCCACCTAAGATGGATTGGCGGAAGGCTATCGAGGTGGCGGAAAATATCGACGAGCAGATTCTGGAAAGCTTGGCTCTGAA aATGAGCAGCTTTTCTCCCAATACATACACTTTTACCAAAGGTCTGGCAGAACAGATTTGTCTCGAGTATGGCCAGCAGCTTCCGTTGGTCATCTTCCGGCCTTCCGTCGTGACGAACAGCGAATCTGAACCGATTCCTGGATGGATCGATAACTTCAACGGCCCAGTCAGTATGCTCGTGGGAAGTGGCATGGGAGTTGTGCGAGCTGGCTTTATAACGCCCGAAAATAGACTCAACTGCATCCCCGTGGATGTTTGCATCAAGGCTATCCTGGTAGCCGCCTGGAAACGATCCCGGGAACCCTTCGACGGGGGACATGTTCCGATCTACAATTGCGCTGCCGAACGGTACAAGACTGTACCCTACAAATATATCGTTACCGAtggaaaaaatctatacgaGAAAAATCCTCTCGTGAGGACCGTTTGGTATCCgggaggggttgctttttcgaatatttatgttttccatttcttttttatGATTCTTCAACTATTTCCGGCAGTACTGGTTGACATTGTTCTGAAGATCAGTGGGAAAACGATGCT AGCAACACGACTTTCGAGGAAAATGTTCTATACTCAGATAGCTCTggaatatttcatcaaaaatgacTGGAcctttaaaacgaaaaatttccggAATTTGTATCACGATCTTTTAGAATGCGACCG GGAATCATTTTCAACGAAATACTTGAACATTCCGCTCAGTGAGTACTACATCCGGTGTATATTGGGTGGAAGGCGGTATCTTTTCAAGGAAACGGACGATTCGCTCCCGAAGGCTCGACGGAAGATAAAacgtttaaagtttattgatttGGCTGCTAAATGGATTACGTTAGGCTCGCTGCTCATGGTGCTGTATTCGCGATATTGCTAA